The following are from one region of the Halodesulfurarchaeum sp. HSR-GB genome:
- a CDS encoding DUF2391 family protein, with translation MRRPRFRPADVAQQIVGGLLLAGPFVVTEEVWVLAESMSSLQTALLIGGVVVVGYSALYKADKDRDLEVEAKFLGIPLRFVSLLTVAFGAVTVMSFLLAAPRTFGASPMGTLTAISIGSMFSIVGAAAADSLF, from the coding sequence ATGAGACGGCCACGTTTCCGGCCCGCTGACGTCGCCCAGCAGATCGTGGGCGGACTGCTGCTGGCGGGTCCCTTCGTGGTCACCGAGGAGGTCTGGGTCCTCGCCGAGTCGATGTCGTCCCTGCAGACGGCCCTCCTGATCGGCGGGGTCGTCGTCGTGGGCTACAGCGCGCTCTACAAGGCGGACAAGGATCGAGACCTCGAGGTCGAGGCCAAGTTCCTGGGGATCCCGCTGCGGTTTGTCTCCCTGCTCACCGTCGCTTTCGGGGCGGTCACGGTCATGAGCTTCCTGCTCGCCGCGCCACGAACCTTCGGGGCGAGTCCCATGGGGACGCTCACGGCGATCAGCATCGGCTCCATGTTCTCCATCGTGGGGGCGGCCGCCGCGGACTCGCTCTTCTAG
- a CDS encoding DNA-3-methyladenine glycosylase 2 family protein yields the protein MPVEELAQPTAAHEHLQTDPTMAELVTQHGYLGVEPAADPFTRLLKSIVRQQVSMAAAEATWERLTTEFEVTPAAMLATEPAALQAVGLSEAKSEYVRNVARAFQDRGWSRSRFEGLDDRAVMDSLTEIRGIGAWTAKMFLLFGLGRPDVFPVEDLGVRRAMTDLYGDETRDSMAERATTWAPYRSIGSLYLWRAQD from the coding sequence ATGCCCGTCGAGGAACTGGCCCAACCGACCGCGGCCCACGAACACCTGCAGACCGATCCAACGATGGCCGAACTGGTCACCCAGCACGGCTATCTCGGCGTCGAACCCGCAGCAGACCCCTTCACACGACTGCTCAAGTCCATCGTCCGCCAGCAGGTCTCGATGGCCGCGGCCGAGGCAACCTGGGAGCGACTGACCACGGAGTTCGAGGTGACCCCGGCGGCGATGCTGGCAACCGAGCCAGCAGCCCTCCAGGCCGTCGGCCTCTCCGAAGCGAAAAGCGAGTACGTCCGGAACGTGGCCCGGGCCTTCCAGGATCGGGGCTGGTCCAGGTCCCGGTTCGAGGGGCTGGACGATCGAGCCGTGATGGACTCGCTGACCGAAATTCGGGGCATCGGGGCCTGGACCGCGAAAATGTTTCTCCTGTTCGGACTGGGCCGACCGGACGTGTTCCCGGTCGAGGACCTGGGCGTTCGACGGGCCATGACCGACCTGTACGGCGACGAGACGAGAGATTCGATGGCCGAGCGGGCCACCACGTGGGCCCCGTATCGATCGATCGGGTCGCTGTACCTGTGGCGAGCCCAGGACTGA
- a CDS encoding pentapeptide repeat-containing protein: MSDGDGTCEYVLDPEDPETWGGLHREECDVGEEILNEDGVWTCPHEAEPGKNRCLFHQPLVEKDDENVVDAFLDVVGEANASDCAERRQLEFVGAKFGAFDLSENPVDLTAGDGWLVMDYATVAGVFDWSETILELQKITFNGINFGADTRFQGTEFGGVASFKGAEFRGVANFSGAEFERIAEFEAVEFREEADLRTTEFKGQAAFGGAEFGGRAIFKAVTFEGLADFRKTTFEGLANFNAVQAGDWAFMGAEFERQAKFGNAEFGGRTNFMLAEFGKRANFMLAEFGELADFESAEFGGAADFNEAEFGGGADFEGVEFEEEVGFKGAEFWGEADFRGSSFEGNAPVFRGVAFEEGSIFADLTLDGTQFNGGDLTDATFTGTSLRNTNFESALLSRATFFDADLRGAKLSGAVLGDVRIDDRTRFLGSPSEDVDTSPHTFAAIRSRPACVYDPSYEGDGEQEDADKAKSVYRALEELGGKHARPRLQSRSFVRRQDLQKKNYWDDATANEASLEERLIAGARWSRAKVARATLLYGESPWRVIGYSLSFILGFAMLFPLGGWMKPEGGDPITYAQIMSNPAEILNSVYYSTLTFTALGFGDFKPVGFGRALTTIETGLGAVLLALFVFILGRRAAR; this comes from the coding sequence ATGTCAGACGGTGACGGAACCTGCGAGTACGTCCTTGACCCGGAAGACCCCGAAACGTGGGGCGGGTTGCATAGGGAGGAGTGCGACGTTGGCGAGGAAATTCTGAACGAAGATGGTGTTTGGACTTGTCCACACGAAGCTGAACCGGGCAAAAACCGCTGTCTTTTTCATCAACCTCTCGTTGAGAAAGATGATGAAAATGTCGTTGATGCGTTCCTGGATGTAGTCGGCGAAGCTAACGCCAGTGACTGTGCTGAAAGGCGACAGCTGGAGTTTGTCGGTGCGAAGTTCGGTGCGTTTGACCTGAGTGAGAACCCCGTGGATCTCACAGCTGGAGACGGCTGGCTTGTGATGGACTACGCCACTGTTGCAGGTGTATTTGACTGGTCTGAGACGATACTTGAGCTGCAGAAAATAACTTTCAACGGAATAAATTTTGGTGCCGATACCCGTTTCCAAGGCACGGAGTTCGGGGGAGTGGCCAGTTTCAAGGGCGCAGAGTTCAGGGGTGTGGCCAACTTCAGCGGTGCAGAGTTCGAACGAATCGCCGAGTTCGAGGCAGTGGAGTTCAGGGAAGAGGCAGACCTCAGGACAACAGAGTTCAAGGGACAGGCCGCCTTCGGGGGTGCGGAGTTCGGGGGGCGAGCCATCTTCAAGGCAGTAACGTTCGAGGGACTGGCTGACTTCCGGAAAACAACGTTCGAGGGATTGGCCAATTTCAACGCAGTACAGGCAGGAGATTGGGCATTCATGGGGGCAGAGTTCGAAAGACAGGCCAAGTTCGGGAATGCAGAGTTTGGCGGACGGACCAACTTCATGTTAGCAGAGTTCGGAAAACGTGCCAATTTCATGTTAGCAGAGTTCGGGGAACTGGCCGACTTCGAGAGTGCAGAGTTTGGGGGAGCGGCTGACTTCAATGAGGCAGAGTTTGGAGGCGGGGCCGATTTTGAAGGAGTAGAGTTCGAGGAAGAAGTCGGATTCAAGGGGGCAGAGTTCTGGGGCGAAGCTGACTTCAGGGGCTCATCGTTCGAGGGCAATGCTCCTGTGTTTAGAGGCGTAGCGTTTGAGGAGGGCTCTATTTTCGCAGACCTAACTCTCGACGGGACTCAATTCAATGGCGGGGACCTGACGGATGCGACTTTTACTGGCACAAGTCTTCGCAATACGAATTTCGAGTCAGCCCTGCTAAGCCGAGCAACATTCTTTGATGCAGACCTCCGAGGAGCAAAACTCAGTGGGGCAGTCCTTGGTGATGTTCGCATCGACGACAGGACGCGATTCCTCGGATCTCCCTCTGAAGACGTCGACACCTCACCACATACCTTCGCGGCTATCCGCTCACGACCAGCCTGTGTCTATGACCCTTCCTACGAGGGTGATGGTGAACAGGAAGACGCGGACAAAGCAAAAAGCGTCTATCGAGCGCTGGAGGAACTCGGCGGAAAACACGCCCGCCCTCGCTTACAGAGTCGCTCGTTCGTTCGACGTCAGGACCTCCAGAAGAAGAACTACTGGGATGATGCGACAGCTAACGAGGCCTCACTCGAAGAACGACTTATAGCGGGCGCTCGGTGGAGTCGAGCGAAGGTGGCACGAGCGACTCTCCTCTACGGTGAGAGCCCGTGGCGAGTTATCGGATACAGTCTCAGTTTCATTCTCGGATTTGCGATGCTGTTCCCACTCGGTGGATGGATGAAACCCGAAGGCGGGGACCCCATTACCTACGCGCAGATCATGTCCAACCCCGCCGAAATCCTCAACTCTGTCTACTACTCCACCCTGACGTTCACGGCGCTCGGATTCGGCGATTTCAAACCCGTTGGATTCGGACGAGCCTTGACCACTATCGAGACGGGACTTGGAGCCGTGTTGCTTGCCCTTTTCGTATTCATTCTCGGTCGAAGG